The DNA sequence CGGGCCTGGTCGCCTGCTACCGCGGACTCACGGTCAAGGGCGGTCCCAAGAGCGTGGGGGACGCCGTCAACGAGACCGTCGTCTACGCCTTCATGGCGCTGTTCGTGGCCAACGTCATCATCACCGCTGTCGGCGTGAAGATCGCGGGGTGACGGCATGGCAGTGATCACCGGACGGTTCCCGCGCACACGTAGGCAGGTGGGGCGCGCGTCGGACAGCGTGGACGACTTCGGCAGGCAGGCCTACTTCTATTGGCTCGCCATCATCAACATCCCCTTCGCGCTGCGCAAGTACAAGAAGGAGACGCTGCGGCTGATCGCGGAGATCAGCATGGGCACCGGTGCGCTCGCGATGATCGGCGGCACAGTCGTGATCGTCGGTTTCCTGACGCTGATGGCCGGCGGCACCATCGCCACGCAGGGTTTCGCCTCGCTCGGCGACATCGGTGTCGAGGCGCTGACGGGCTTCTTCGCCGCGTTCATCAACGTGCGCATCGCCGCGCCGGTGGTGGCGGGGATCGGCCTGGCGGCCACCATCGGCGCCGGCTCCACCGCACAGCTCGGCGCCATGCGGGTCAGCGAGGAGATCGACGCCCTCGAGGCCATGGCCATCTCGTCGGTGCCGTACCTGGTCAGCACGCGCGTGGTCGCCGGCATGATCGCGGTCATCCCGCTGTATTCGCTGGCGGTGATCGCCTCGTTCATCGCCAGTCGCTTCTCCACGGTGGTCCTGTTCGGTCAGTCCGCGGGCATCTACGACCACTACTTCACGACGTTCCTGCAACCGTTGGACATCCTGTGGTCGTTCTTCCAGGCGATAGCGATGGCGATCGTGGTGATGCTGGTCCACACCTACCACGGCTACAACGCCTCCGGTGGGCCCGCAGGCGTCGGTGTGGCGGTGGGCAATGCCGTGCGCACGTCGCTGATCTGCGTCGTCACCGTGACGCTGCTCATCTCCCTGGCGATCTACGGAACGTCCGGCAACTTCCATCTCTCGGGTTAAGGGGGCAGTAGACGATGAGTACACGCCCCGGAGCCCGGGTGAACTACAAGCTGTTCGCGCTCGTCCTCGCGGCGGTGCTGGTGGGCCTGGTCGCCATCGCCGTCACGTCCTTTCTCGGCGGATTCCAGTCCAAGGTGCATGTGACGCTGCGCGCGGACCGTGCAGGCCTGGTGATGGAGCCGGACGCCAAGGTGAAGATGCGCGGCGTCCAGGTCGGCTTCGTCGAGTCGATCGAGCACGAGCTCGGCGGGGCGGTGCTGGACCTGGCGATCTACCCGGACCAGATGGAACTGATCCCCGCGAACGTGCACGCCGACATCCGTTCCACGACGGTGTTCGGCGCCAAGTACGTCAACTTCGAGGAGCCGGCCGACCCGTCGGCAGAGCACCTGCAGCCCGGCGACATCATCGAGTCGCAGAACGTCACCGTCGAGTTCAACACGCTGTTCCAGCACCTGACGGACGTGCTCAACACGGTGCAGCCGCAGAAGATCAACGCGACGCTGGGAGCCGTGGCGACGGCGCTCGACGGCCAGGGCGAGGCGCTGGGGGAGACGCTCGTGGGTGTCGACGACTACCTCGAGAAGATGAACCCGAGCCTGCCGGACCTGCGCAACGTGCTGCAGAAGTCCGCGCCCGTCACCGACATCTACGCGCAGGCCACGCCGGACCTCATGTCGCTGCTCGACAACACGACCGCCGTGGGCGGGACCATCGTGGACAAGTCGGACCCGCTGGCGGAGACCCTCGCCGGCGCCACGTCGATGGCGAACACTGGAAAAGCGGTGCTGGACGCGGCGGGCGACGACTTCATCACCTCGGCGGATCTGCTGCAGCCCACCGTCGGACTGACCCGCGAATACTCGCCGGTGCTCACGTGCTTCATCGTCGGCATCGCCAACGCCAAGGACGCCGGCCAGGCCGCCTTCGGCGGGGCACAGCCCGGGCTGTCGCTCACCTCCGGGTTCCTGCCGGGCGCGCCGTCGTACCAGTACCCTGACAACCTGCCCAAGGTGAACGCGAAGAACCCCCCGAGCTGCTATGGCCTGCCGTGGCTGGGCGAGGGCGTGCACGCGCCGTACGTGGTCACAGACTCCGGCGCCAACCCCACCGTCACCGAGCAGCAGCGGGCCAACCCGCAGTCGCTGTGGGCGTTCCTGCTCGGCCCGCCGCCGCCCGGATGGACGTGGTGACCCGATGAACAAGACACCCCTGAAGTTCACCGCCCTCAAGCTGGGCGTGTTCACGCTGGTGATGCTGCTGATCATGGCCGGGCTGGTCGTGGTGTTCAGCCAGTACCGCACCGGTACCACGGAGGACTACCATGCCGTGTTCGAGAACGCGTCCAGCCTGGAGAGCGGCGACAAGGTCGCCATCGCCGGCGTGACCGTGGGCACCGTGACCGGCGTCCACATCACCGACGACAACCTGGCGATGGTCGACTTCAATGTGGACGACACGTACGAGCTTTCCACGACCACCGAGGTGGCCGTGCGGTACAAGGACCTCGTCGGCAACCGCTACGTGGAGCTGATCAAGGGCGCCGAGCCGGGCACGCCGTTGGGCGTGGGCGCGACGATTCCGACGGAACGCACCGAGCCCGCGCTCGACCTGGACACCCTGCTGGGCGGGTTCAAGCCGCTGTTCAAGGCGTTGGACCCGGAGCAGGTGAACATGCTGGCGAAGTCGCTCATCGACGTCTTCCAGGGTCAGGGGCAGCAGCTCGTGAGCTTGTTGGGCAGCACCAGTTCGTTCTCGAAGACGCTCGCGGACCGTGATCAACTGATCGGCGACGTCATCGACAACCTCAATGCGGTCCTGGGGACGATGGACGAGCACAAGCAGGAGTTCAGCGGCATCGTCGACAACGTCCAGAAGGTCGTGAGCACGCTCGCGGCCAGCCGCGACGCGGTGGTGGGCGGCATCAACAGCATCAACGACGCCTCCGGCACGATGGCGTCGTTGCTGGAGGACACCCGCCCCGACCTCAAGGGCGATGTGGCCGAGTTGAACCGGCTCATGGGCCTGCTGTCCACGGACGAGGCCACCTCGGAGTTCGACTGGGTGCTCTCGAACATGCCGGCCGCGTTCCGGCAGGTCGTCCGCGTGGGCACGTACGGTGCGTTCTTCAACTTCTACCTGTGCGGCGTGACGTTCAAGGTGGGCGACGAGAACAACCCCATCTACATTCCGCTCAAGAACCAGACGACGGGAAGGTGTGCGCCCGTTGATGACTAAGCGATCCCGACGGAGCCCCGGAACCGGGGGCGCCCGGAGGAAGCCAGGACTGTGGACGCGGTTGCGGTCGCTGCCGCGGTTCCGCGACATGAACCCGATCCCGATCGCCATCATCGGATTGGTCCTCACCGCCGCCGTGGTGCTGGGGGCGTTGCAGTACGACAAGCTGCCGTTCATCAACTCGACCAACGGCTACCAGGCGCAGGTGGCCGACGCAGCGGGCCTCAAGTCCGGCGACGACGTCTTCGTCGCGGGCCTCAAGGTCGGCAAGGTGGGCTCCATCGGCCTGCAGGGCGATCACGTGGTGGTCGACTTCACCGTCGACAGCGACATCCGGCTCGGCAAGGACACTGTCGCGGCGATCTCCACCGAGTCGATGCTGGGCAAGCGCGGATTGTCGGTGCGTCCCGCAGGCGCCGGCGACCTCGGAGACGGCGGCGTGATCCCGTTGTCCCGCACGTCGACCCCGTACGCGCTCACCGAGGCGCTGGGCGACCTGGCGACCAACGTGGGCGAGATCGACACCGACGCGGTCACCGAGGCGCTCGAATCCTTCTCGGGCAGCTTCGCCGACGCGCCGGAGGAGTTGCGGGGGGCGCTCGACGGCGTCACCAGGCTGTCGAAGAGCATCAGCTCGCGTGACCAGAAGCTGCAGGAGCTGCTGAAGAAGACCAACGGCGTCACCGGGGTGCTCAAGGACCGCAGCGAGCAGCTCAACGCCCTCGTGGTGGACGCGAACGCGCTGATGGCAAAACTGGACGAGCGCAAGCAGATGCTCAACCAGCTCATCGTGCACATAGGCGCGGTGTCCACCCAGCTCACCGGCTTCGTCGAGGACAACGAGCAGCAGCTCAAGCCCGCGCTGGACAACCTGCACACGGTGATGCAGGTGATGGAGAAGAACTACGCCAACATCTCCGATTCGCTCGACGGCGTCACCAAGTACATGTACGCGCTGGGCGATTCCGTCGCCAATGGCCCGTACTTCATGGCCTACATCCAGAACTTCCTCAATGCCATGGACTACCCCGGCGGGGTGCAGACCACCGACATGCTCAAGCCGCTGCTCGCGCAGATGGCGCAGCAGACCCCGGCGGCCGCGCAGCTGTTCGACGCGGCGAAGAAGCAGGCGGCGCCCGATGCCGATGCGGGCGCGCCGCAGGAGGGCGCCGGAGAGGCTGCGCAGAACACGGACGGGGGTGGACGATGACCGCCTACAAGGGCTACCTCCGCTCGGTGATAGCGGTGGCGCTGGTGCTGCTGGTCGGCGTGAGCGCGTGGCTGGTATGGCCGGGGAACCAGCGGTACACCGTCACCGCATACTTCACCTCGGCGACGGGGATCTACGAGGGCGACTCGGTCCGCGTGCTGGGTGTGCCGGTGGGCGAGGTCACCTCGATCACCCCCGACGGGACCCGCAGCAAGTTCGAGCTTTCCATCGACAAGGGCGTGGACATCCCCGCCGAGGCCAGTGCGATCATCGTCGCGCAGAGCCTGGTGACGTCCCGGTTCGTCCAGCTCACTCCCGTCTACACCGGGGGCGACACGCTCGAGGACGGGGCCGTGATCCCCATCAGCCGCACCGCGGTGCCGGTGGAGTGGGACGAGATCAAGAAGGAGCTGTCGAAGCTCACCGAGGCGCTGGGGCCGGAGGGCGACAAGCCCGGTGCGCTCACCGATTTCCTCAACGTCGCCGGCGATACGCTCGACGGCAACGGCCAGCGGATCCATGACACGATCAAGGAGCTCGCCGCTGCGATGAACACCTTCTCGGACGGCAGCGACGACCTGTTCGGCACCATCAAGAACCTGCAGGTGTTCGTCAACGCCCTCGCGGACAGCAACCAGCAGATCGTCTCGGTCAGCGGGCACCTGGCCCGGGTGTCCGACGTGCTCGCGGACAGCAACCAGCAGCTGGACTCGTCGCTCAAGAGTCTCGACTCCGCAGTGCAGGACGTCCAGCGCTTCCTCACCGACAACCGCTCCGAACTGAGCAGGTCGATCGAGGAGCTCTCCGAGTTCACGAGTGTGATCGCGGACAAGAAGGACCGGCTGGCGCAGCTTCTGCACGTGGGCCCCACCGGGCTGGTGAACTTCTACAACATCTACCAGCCCTACCAGGGCACCTTCACCGGTGCGATCGCGCTGAACAACACGAGCAACCTGGTGGACATGGTGTGCGGCGCCATGGGCGGATCCGACGGAACCGGGCCGAACCCCGACGTCGACACCTGCATCAAGGCGCTGGCACCGGTGATCGGTTCCATCGCGATGAACTACCCGCCGGCCGGCACCAATCCGATCACCGGCATCACCGCCACGCCGGACCAGGTGGTTTACACGGACCCGAGCCTGCACAACGTGCCCAAGCTCGAGCCGCCGCGCCTGCTGCCCAACGCGACGCCGCTGAGCGACGCCGACATCCGGCGCACCGATGGCGGCGACGGCACGACCG is a window from the Tomitella gaofuii genome containing:
- a CDS encoding MlaE family ABC transporter permease; protein product: MAVITGRFPRTRRQVGRASDSVDDFGRQAYFYWLAIINIPFALRKYKKETLRLIAEISMGTGALAMIGGTVVIVGFLTLMAGGTIATQGFASLGDIGVEALTGFFAAFINVRIAAPVVAGIGLAATIGAGSTAQLGAMRVSEEIDALEAMAISSVPYLVSTRVVAGMIAVIPLYSLAVIASFIASRFSTVVLFGQSAGIYDHYFTTFLQPLDILWSFFQAIAMAIVVMLVHTYHGYNASGGPAGVGVAVGNAVRTSLICVVTVTLLISLAIYGTSGNFHLSG
- a CDS encoding MCE family protein, giving the protein MNPIPIAIIGLVLTAAVVLGALQYDKLPFINSTNGYQAQVADAAGLKSGDDVFVAGLKVGKVGSIGLQGDHVVVDFTVDSDIRLGKDTVAAISTESMLGKRGLSVRPAGAGDLGDGGVIPLSRTSTPYALTEALGDLATNVGEIDTDAVTEALESFSGSFADAPEELRGALDGVTRLSKSISSRDQKLQELLKKTNGVTGVLKDRSEQLNALVVDANALMAKLDERKQMLNQLIVHIGAVSTQLTGFVEDNEQQLKPALDNLHTVMQVMEKNYANISDSLDGVTKYMYALGDSVANGPYFMAYIQNFLNAMDYPGGVQTTDMLKPLLAQMAQQTPAAAQLFDAAKKQAAPDADAGAPQEGAGEAAQNTDGGGR
- a CDS encoding MCE family protein, translating into MSTRPGARVNYKLFALVLAAVLVGLVAIAVTSFLGGFQSKVHVTLRADRAGLVMEPDAKVKMRGVQVGFVESIEHELGGAVLDLAIYPDQMELIPANVHADIRSTTVFGAKYVNFEEPADPSAEHLQPGDIIESQNVTVEFNTLFQHLTDVLNTVQPQKINATLGAVATALDGQGEALGETLVGVDDYLEKMNPSLPDLRNVLQKSAPVTDIYAQATPDLMSLLDNTTAVGGTIVDKSDPLAETLAGATSMANTGKAVLDAAGDDFITSADLLQPTVGLTREYSPVLTCFIVGIANAKDAGQAAFGGAQPGLSLTSGFLPGAPSYQYPDNLPKVNAKNPPSCYGLPWLGEGVHAPYVVTDSGANPTVTEQQRANPQSLWAFLLGPPPPGWTW
- a CDS encoding MCE family protein — encoded protein: MTAYKGYLRSVIAVALVLLVGVSAWLVWPGNQRYTVTAYFTSATGIYEGDSVRVLGVPVGEVTSITPDGTRSKFELSIDKGVDIPAEASAIIVAQSLVTSRFVQLTPVYTGGDTLEDGAVIPISRTAVPVEWDEIKKELSKLTEALGPEGDKPGALTDFLNVAGDTLDGNGQRIHDTIKELAAAMNTFSDGSDDLFGTIKNLQVFVNALADSNQQIVSVSGHLARVSDVLADSNQQLDSSLKSLDSAVQDVQRFLTDNRSELSRSIEELSEFTSVIADKKDRLAQLLHVGPTGLVNFYNIYQPYQGTFTGAIALNNTSNLVDMVCGAMGGSDGTGPNPDVDTCIKALAPVIGSIAMNYPPAGTNPITGITATPDQVVYTDPSLHNVPKLEPPRLLPNATPLSDADIRRTDGGDGTTDADAAPGSGLGGLLNPVLPQGGGD
- a CDS encoding MCE family protein, which codes for MNKTPLKFTALKLGVFTLVMLLIMAGLVVVFSQYRTGTTEDYHAVFENASSLESGDKVAIAGVTVGTVTGVHITDDNLAMVDFNVDDTYELSTTTEVAVRYKDLVGNRYVELIKGAEPGTPLGVGATIPTERTEPALDLDTLLGGFKPLFKALDPEQVNMLAKSLIDVFQGQGQQLVSLLGSTSSFSKTLADRDQLIGDVIDNLNAVLGTMDEHKQEFSGIVDNVQKVVSTLAASRDAVVGGINSINDASGTMASLLEDTRPDLKGDVAELNRLMGLLSTDEATSEFDWVLSNMPAAFRQVVRVGTYGAFFNFYLCGVTFKVGDENNPIYIPLKNQTTGRCAPVDD